A single window of Bacteroidales bacterium DNA harbors:
- the pckA gene encoding phosphoenolpyruvate carboxykinase (ATP) → MTNIDLSVYGIEKPKEIIYNPSYDLLYAHETDKNLQGFERGYLTNLGAINVDTGIFTGRSPKDKYIVKDSSSENNVWWAQTGKKSSDNKPITAEIWDHLKKISAEQLSEKKLYVVDAYCGANIDTRINVRFVMEVAWQAHFVKNMFIRPTDEELKTFKPDFVVLVASKTSNPKWKEQNLNSEVYIAFHLTQRMAVIGGTWYGGEMKKGIFSVMNYYLPLKGIASMHCSANVGKKDDVAVFFGLSGTGKTTLSADPNRALIGDDEHGWDDNGVFNYEGGCYAKCIDLDPSKEPDIYAAIRKDALLENLDIDGDGKIDFKSKRKTENTRVSYPIYHIENIVKPISKGGHAQHVIFLTADSFGVLPPVSRLTPDQTQYHFLSGFTAKLAGTERGVTEPQPTFSSCFGQAFLMLHPTVYARELVKKMEKHGSKAYLVNTGWIGGSYGVGKRIDLPSTRALINAILDGSIENAEFETIPVFNLQVPKSVKGVESKFLNPRNSWPNPAEWDVKARELAEKFVKNFENFTDNDAGKKLIAAGPIV, encoded by the coding sequence ATGACAAATATTGATTTATCAGTTTATGGTATAGAAAAACCTAAAGAGATAATTTACAATCCGAGTTATGATTTATTGTATGCTCATGAGACAGATAAAAACCTTCAGGGTTTTGAAAGAGGATATCTTACAAATCTTGGAGCAATTAATGTCGATACAGGAATATTTACTGGTCGTTCACCCAAGGATAAGTACATTGTAAAGGATAGCTCATCAGAGAATAATGTTTGGTGGGCTCAAACTGGCAAAAAAAGTTCCGATAATAAACCCATTACTGCCGAAATCTGGGATCATTTAAAAAAAATAAGCGCAGAGCAGCTAAGCGAAAAGAAACTATACGTTGTTGATGCCTATTGTGGCGCAAACATCGATACTCGAATTAATGTTCGTTTTGTGATGGAGGTTGCATGGCAGGCACACTTTGTAAAAAACATGTTCATTCGTCCAACCGATGAGGAGCTAAAAACATTTAAGCCTGATTTTGTTGTACTTGTAGCATCAAAAACATCGAACCCTAAGTGGAAAGAGCAGAACCTAAATAGTGAGGTATATATTGCATTCCATTTAACCCAGCGAATGGCAGTTATTGGTGGAACATGGTATGGTGGTGAGATGAAGAAGGGAATCTTCTCGGTTATGAACTACTACCTACCACTCAAAGGAATTGCATCAATGCATTGTAGTGCTAACGTTGGCAAGAAAGACGATGTTGCTGTTTTCTTTGGTCTATCAGGTACAGGAAAAACTACCCTTTCCGCCGATCCAAACCGTGCGCTTATTGGCGATGATGAGCATGGTTGGGATGATAATGGAGTGTTCAACTACGAGGGTGGTTGCTATGCAAAGTGTATAGATCTAGATCCTTCTAAAGAACCTGATATTTATGCAGCAATCCGCAAGGATGCCCTTCTTGAAAATCTTGATATTGATGGAGATGGGAAGATCGATTTTAAATCGAAACGTAAAACCGAAAATACAAGGGTTTCATACCCAATTTACCATATCGAAAATATAGTAAAACCTATATCCAAAGGTGGACATGCTCAACATGTAATCTTCCTTACTGCCGATTCATTTGGTGTACTGCCTCCAGTATCGAGACTTACTCCCGATCAAACCCAATACCATTTTCTAAGCGGTTTTACCGCAAAATTAGCAGGAACTGAGCGTGGGGTAACCGAACCACAACCAACATTCAGCAGCTGTTTTGGTCAGGCATTTTTAATGCTTCACCCAACCGTTTACGCTCGTGAATTGGTTAAAAAAATGGAAAAACATGGTTCCAAAGCATACTTAGTGAATACTGGATGGATTGGTGGTTCTTATGGAGTTGGTAAAAGAATTGATCTTCCATCTACCCGTGCTTTAATCAATGCTATTCTTGATGGAAGTATTGAGAATGCAGAGTTTGAAACTATTCCAGTTTTCAACCTTCAGGTTCCAAAGTCTGTTAAGGGAGTTGAATCCAAATTCTTGAATCCAAGGAATAGCTGGCCAAATCCAGCAGAATGGGACGTAAAAGCTCGTGAACTTGCTGAAAAGTTTGTTAAGAACTTCGAAAATTTTACCGATAACGATGCTGGCAAAAAGCTAATTGCAGCAGGTCCTATCGTTTAA
- a CDS encoding response regulator, producing the protein MNTISVLIVEDDLIEALRLETGLEELGFKVLPVADNVKDALGLFYSTDPDIVIIDIKLKGDKDGIELGDHITSDQKYEKPIIYLTSIQDSLIFQRAKATNPHAYLIKPVDSQSLQHTIELALQQFAGSKYGFSNNSLDNGIVHRESIFVKKGKKMIRLEINDINYIEVESKYCTLILETEKMLVRKSLIDLLDFLPPQDFQRVNRNLVINLNKVREFDLDDMTVTVSKSVLPISTKYKKDLVKKLGCLQ; encoded by the coding sequence ATGAATACCATTTCTGTTTTAATAGTTGAAGATGATTTAATTGAAGCCCTTAGGCTTGAAACCGGCCTTGAGGAGTTGGGCTTTAAAGTATTACCAGTTGCAGATAATGTAAAAGATGCTTTGGGCTTGTTCTATTCAACCGATCCTGATATTGTAATAATTGATATCAAACTTAAGGGTGATAAAGATGGGATTGAGCTGGGTGATCACATTACTTCAGATCAAAAGTATGAGAAACCAATAATCTACCTAACATCAATTCAGGATAGCCTGATTTTTCAACGAGCTAAGGCTACAAACCCACATGCTTACCTTATTAAACCAGTAGATTCGCAATCATTACAACATACAATAGAACTGGCACTTCAACAATTCGCAGGAAGCAAGTATGGTTTTAGCAATAATAGCCTTGATAATGGAATAGTTCATCGCGAATCCATATTTGTTAAAAAGGGGAAAAAAATGATTCGCCTTGAGATAAACGATATTAACTATATCGAAGTGGAATCCAAGTATTGTACGCTTATATTAGAAACCGAAAAAATGTTAGTCCGAAAATCGCTAATCGATTTACTAGATTTCCTACCACCACAAGATTTTCAAAGAGTTAATAGAAATTTAGTTATCAATCTTAACAAGGTTAGGGAATTTGATCTTGATGATATGACCGTTACAGTAAGTAAATCGGTACTTCCCATTAGCACAAAGTATAAAAAAGATCTGGTGAAAAAGTTAGGTTGTCTTCAATAA
- a CDS encoding tetratricopeptide repeat-containing sensor histidine kinase — translation MLLIKFTILLALTVTQSPSHEVNQIDQPSNAKNSINNLLGKAEQILAKSADSSLVLASEAAAQSKQLDDTLLLIKSYRAQGKAKSYLNQYNETIQLFDSAVILSTSLHNSPLIWEFNNDIGEIYSLKGDYVNALKSYLEALRIAERDKEKENIAKSNSSIAIILKNQKDYRDAISYLEKSLSIWRDLNNSQNVTRTIINIAGNLALLGDYDKSLENLLQAEKYASEIKDTSLLSDITISIANIYSYKSDFKESEKYYLKGVALKKSLNDIGGLAIIYNNMSVFYLNNFNFIKGERYAKLALDNAKLSNLQNIQMASFKSLSYIYSKQKKFENAYINQNSYIRLKDSLFTIQKSEQLEEIRAKYEAEKKEQQIKILEGENQIKEILIRQGNFVRNTLIGGITIFILLFVFIFRAYREKKRINILLEDKNNLIEQQKVDLSNKNIELNNVNSTKDRLFSIIAHDLRSPMSSMEGLSGIIRQLLSSGKTEKLDAIALHIDQTINRLNSLLDNLLNWSLSQINGLHINSEIIYIKKVVLYSVDIQKSALEAKKITLNIDINDDLKVYVDQNMLRTVIRNLISNAIKFTPSNGFINISASSDNGLVRVSVKDSGIGITFEKLNTIFEINSTKISAGTNGEKGTGLGLTLCRDFIALNNGNIDIISENGKGTEVFFSLPSKQ, via the coding sequence TATTAATAAAGTTTACCATTTTACTTGCCTTAACCGTAACACAAAGCCCATCGCATGAGGTAAATCAAATAGATCAACCAAGTAACGCAAAAAACAGTATTAACAACCTTTTAGGCAAAGCAGAGCAAATCCTAGCGAAAAGTGCTGATAGTAGTCTTGTTCTTGCAAGCGAAGCTGCCGCCCAAAGCAAGCAGTTGGATGATACTTTACTGCTAATAAAAAGCTACAGAGCCCAAGGTAAAGCAAAAAGCTATCTAAACCAATACAATGAAACTATTCAACTCTTTGATAGTGCTGTAATACTCTCCACAAGTTTACATAATTCCCCATTAATTTGGGAGTTTAATAACGATATTGGGGAGATTTACTCATTAAAAGGAGATTATGTAAATGCACTAAAATCATACCTTGAAGCACTTAGAATTGCCGAGAGGGATAAGGAAAAGGAGAACATTGCAAAATCGAATAGTAGCATTGCCATAATTTTAAAAAATCAGAAGGATTATCGGGATGCTATTAGCTATCTGGAAAAATCATTAAGTATTTGGCGTGATCTAAATAATAGCCAAAATGTTACACGAACAATAATCAATATTGCAGGGAATCTTGCACTGCTTGGTGATTATGATAAATCGTTGGAAAATTTACTCCAAGCCGAAAAATATGCCTCTGAAATCAAAGACACAAGCCTACTATCCGATATCACAATTTCAATAGCAAATATTTATAGCTATAAATCAGACTTTAAAGAATCGGAAAAATACTACCTAAAAGGGGTAGCACTTAAGAAATCTTTAAATGACATAGGGGGATTAGCCATAATCTATAATAATATGAGCGTTTTCTACCTTAATAATTTCAACTTTATTAAGGGTGAAAGGTATGCAAAATTGGCTCTGGATAATGCAAAACTATCGAACCTACAAAACATACAAATGGCCAGCTTCAAGAGCCTATCATATATATACTCAAAGCAAAAGAAATTCGAAAACGCCTACATCAATCAAAATAGCTATATCCGACTCAAGGACAGCTTGTTTACCATACAAAAATCTGAACAATTAGAGGAGATTAGGGCAAAATACGAGGCCGAGAAAAAGGAGCAGCAAATTAAAATCCTCGAAGGCGAAAATCAGATTAAGGAAATATTAATTAGGCAAGGGAATTTTGTTAGAAATACCCTAATTGGTGGTATTACAATATTTATACTGCTATTCGTATTCATTTTTAGGGCTTATAGGGAAAAGAAAAGAATAAATATTCTATTGGAGGATAAAAACAATTTGATTGAACAGCAGAAGGTAGATTTGAGCAATAAGAATATCGAATTGAATAATGTAAATTCAACTAAGGATCGGCTTTTTTCTATTATCGCACACGATTTGCGTAGCCCAATGAGCTCAATGGAGGGTTTATCGGGTATTATCCGGCAACTTCTTTCATCAGGCAAAACAGAAAAACTTGATGCTATTGCCCTGCACATCGATCAAACAATTAACAGGCTCAACTCACTGCTCGACAATTTATTAAATTGGTCATTAAGCCAAATAAATGGTCTACATATTAACTCAGAAATCATTTACATTAAAAAGGTCGTACTCTATTCCGTGGACATTCAAAAATCGGCTTTGGAGGCAAAGAAAATAACGCTAAATATTGATATCAATGATGATTTAAAGGTATACGTCGATCAAAATATGCTCCGTACAGTAATTAGAAACCTTATAAGCAATGCTATAAAATTCACGCCTAGTAACGGGTTTATTAATATCTCCGCATCTTCTGATAATGGGCTTGTACGTGTAAGTGTAAAAGATTCTGGCATTGGTATCACTTTTGAAAAACTAAACACTATTTTTGAAATCAATAGCACAAAAATTTCAGCAGGCACCAATGGTGAAAAAGGAACTGGTTTGGGTTTAACCCTTTGCAGAGATTTTATAGCACTAAATAATGGGAATATTGACATAATAAGTGAGAATGGTAAAGGAACGGAAGTTTTCTTTTCTTTACCCTCCAAACAATAA